A window of Euwallacea similis isolate ESF13 chromosome 10, ESF131.1, whole genome shotgun sequence contains these coding sequences:
- the AcCoAS gene encoding acetyl-coenzyme A synthetase, translated as MPSEESLHLVFHPHPSIAKSAYVGSLGEYQHMYKRSMDNPEEFWGEIAKQFHWESPIDHGKFFRYNFDLTKGPIYNKWLDGATTNISYNLLDRNVRNGHGDKVAYYWEGNHPDDYSRLTYKTLLEEVCRFANVLKSRGVQKGDRVAVYMPMVLEAVVTLLACTRIGAVHSLVFAGFSSDSFAERILDCEARFIVTADGVWRGEKLLHLKSICDQAMTKCANEGHNVETCVVVSHLERVSSPKGGPTQRQTNRTPMTEGRDIWWQQVVPQASTSCYPEWMQAEDPLFMLYTSGSTGKPKGVLHTTAGYLLYAATTFKYVFDYKPGDVYWCTADIGWITGHSYVVYGPLANGATSVLFEGTPFFPENDRFWSVIDKYKVSQFYTAPTAIRALMKFDDQLVTRHNLSSLRVLGSVGEPINPEAWMWYHSLVGRERCSIVDTFWQTETGGHVLTTLPGAQPMKPGAAGFPFFGVQPAILDEAGKEVKGEGEGYLVFAKPWPGLMRTLYGNHDRFELTYFSKFPGYYCTGDGAKRDSDGYLWVTGRVDDMLNVSGHLMSTAEVEAVLTEHPGVAEAAVVAKPHPVKGECLYCFITLTETGKFDESLLKELKSHVRERIGPFAQPDTIQNAPALPKTRSGKIMRRILRKIAVNDRDVGDISTLADSSVVEQLFATRPPNV; from the exons ATGCCCTCCGAAGAGTCGCTCCATTTGGTGTTCCACCCGCACCCTTCCATAGCCAAGAGCGCTTACGTCGGCTCCTTGGGCGAGTACCAGCACATGTACAAGAGGTCCATGGACAACCCCGAGGAGTTCTGGGGAGAAATTGCCAAGCAGTTCCACTGGGAAAGTCCCATAGACCATGGCAAATTCTTTCGCTACAACTTCGACCTCACCAAAGGCCCGATCTACAATAAATGGCTCGACGGGGCCACCACGAATATTTCATATAACTTGCTGGACAGGAACGTGAGGAACGGACACGGGGACAAAGTAGCCTATTACTG GGAAGGAAACCACCCAGACGACTACAGCAGACTGACCTACAAAACTCTCTTGGAAGAAGTGTGTCGCTTTGCTAACGTACTTAAGTCCAGGGGCGTCCAAAAGGGCGACCGAGTGGCCGTCTACATGCCCATGGTGCTGGAGGCAGTGGTGACGCTGCTGGCCTGCACGCGAATTGGAGCCGTTCACTCTCTAGTT TTCGCTGGATTTTCCTCCGACTCTTTCGCCGAACGGATCTTGGACTGTGAGGCCCGCTTCATTGTGACAGCTGACGGGGTGTGGAGGGGGGAAAAACTGCTCCATCTCAAAAGTATATGTGACCAAGCTATGACCAAATGCGCCAATGAGGGACACAACGTGGAGACGTGTGTGGTGGTGTCGCATCTGGAGCGAGTAAGTTCGCCGAAGGGGGGTCCAACCCAGCGACAAACCAACAGG ACTCCCATGACTGAGGGCAGAGACATTTGGTGGCAACAAGTAGTGCCTCAAGCCTCCACCAGTTGCTACCCCGAATGGATGCAGGCTGAAGACCCCCTTTTCATGCTCTATACCAGCGGATCTACCGGGAAACCTAAAGGGGTGCTACACACCACTGCTGGATACCTGCTCTACGCAGCCACTACCTTCAAGTATGTGTTCGACTATAAACCTGGTGATGTCTACTGGTGCACTGCCGATATTGGTTGGATTACTGGACATTCTTATGTCGTTTACGGCCCTTTAGCCAATGGGGCAACGTCGGTGTTG TTTGAAGGCACGCCCTTTTTTCCTGAGAATGACCGGTTTTGGTCCGTGATTGATAAATACAAAGTGAGCCAGTTCTATACTGCTCCCACCGCTATTAGGGCTTTAATGAAGTTCGACGATCAGTTAGTTACAAG GCACAACTTATCCAGTCTCAGGGTTCTGGGCTCCGTGGGTGAGCCCATAAATCCAGAAGCTTGGATGTGGTACCATTCGTTAGTGGGGCGCGAACGCTGCTCTATAGTGGACACTTTCTGGCAAACTGAAACCGGGGGGCATGTACTGACAACCCTACCGGGGGCGCAACCTATGAAACCCGGAGCTGCT GGGTTCCCCTTCTTTGGGGTGCAGCCTGCGATACTAGACGAGGCAGGGAAGGAGGTCAAAGGAGAAGGAGAGGGATATTTGGTCTTCGCCAAGCCATGGCCGGGTCTGATGCGAACTTTGTATGGAAACCATGACCGATTCGAGCTGacttatttctcaaaattcccCGGTTATTATTGCACCGGAGACG GTGCCAAACGAGATTCTGACGGCTATCTCTGGGTAACAGGAAGAGTGGACGATATGCTCAATGTATCCGGTCACTTAATGTCCACCGCGGAAGTGGAAGCAGTCCTCACAGAGCATCCTGGAGTGGCCGAAGCTGCAGTAGTAGCTAAACCTCATCCAGTCAAAGGGGAATGTCTCTACTGCTTCATAACCCTCACGGAGACTG GTAAGTTTGACGAATCTCTATTGAAAGAGCTGAAGTCGCATGTACGAGAGAGAATAGGGCCCTTCGCGCAGCCTGACACTATCCAGAACGCACCAGCCCTCCCAAAAACTAGGAGTGGCAAGATAATGAGgagaattttaagaaaaattgcggTCAACGACAGGGACGTAGGTGATATCAGCACTTTGGCGGACAGTTCCGTGGTGGAACAGCTGTTCGCCACGCGGCCTCCAaacgtttaa
- the LOC136411676 gene encoding uncharacterized protein, with translation MISPRRVEIKKEIAYAESLCEELKAQAKALEAKLEDGSSKLENSVAGKQAVANELKEVRKLLKKYTDQLDHLKTHDSAPVKFVMTLGLVIFVVWMMVVLSENWGKN, from the exons ATGATCTCACCAAGGAGGGTTGAAATAAAGAAGGAA ATCGCTTATGCAGAAAGCCTCTGCGAAGAACTAAAAGCCCAAGCAAAAGCCCTGGAAGCCAAACTAGAAGATGGTTCTTCGAAGCTTGAAAATTCGGTCGCAGGCAAACAGGCTGTGGCTAATGAACTCAAGGAGGTGCGGAAGCTCTTGAAGAAGTATACTGACCAACTGGACCACTTAAAAACCCATGACTCGGCACCGGTCAAGTTCGTGATGACCCTAGGCCTTGTCATCTTTGTGGTGTGGATGATGGTAGTTTTGAGTGAGAATTggggaaaaaattaa
- the SmD1 gene encoding probable small nuclear ribonucleoprotein Sm D1, producing MKLVRFLMKLSHETVTMELKNGTQVHGTITGVDVAMNTHLKAVKMTPKNRNPVNLDTLTVRGNNVRYYILPDSIPLETLLIDDTPKAKAKKKEGARGAARGRGRGRGRGGPRGRGRGRGRR from the exons atgaaattagtACG gtttttaatgaaactttccCACGAAACCGTGACGATGGAGCTGAAAAATGGTACCCAGGTGCATGGTACCATCACCGGGGTGGATGTTGCTATGAACACCCACTTGAAGGCAGTCAAAATGACCCCGAAAAACAGGAACCCTGTCAACCTGGACACACTCACAGTGAGGGGCAACAATGTCAGATATTACATTCTGCCAGACAGTATACCGTTGGAAACTCTGCTGATAGATGACACCCCAAAGGCCAAAGCTAAAAAGAAGGAGGGAGCCAGAGGAGCTGCTAGAGGCAGGGGTCGTGGTAGGGGACGTGGGGGCCCCAGAGGCCGAGGCAGAGGCAGAGGAAGgcgttaa